The window AAGGGCATGCACCCCGGCGAGCACAAAGTTCCCAAGGCCATCACCTCACGATGCTTCCTGCTGCAAGAGGCCTTTGAGGGCAAAGCTGCAAAGTGGAGCGAAGATGTCGTCAAAGCCAGGATCGAGGCACGGTTCCccgaggcagagagagaagatCCCCGCTGGACCCTGCGATCAGTGCGAATGCCCGAGAATAACCTGGGCCTGCACGCCGCGATATTCCAAGAGGGCGCCGACCAGCTCATCGAAGGCCGACGCGAACCGGCCCCTATCCGGGTGGTGGTCGACCATGAGAAGGGGACCAAGGGTGCTCCAGTCGGACATTACGGCATCGAGATTGTGATTAACGTGACGAGCAAGAATATGAAGAAGATTTCTCTGCTCACGGTGGGACTGAATGGGAAGCAGTACCAGGACGATGTGGCTATAGAAGATTTCCTTCCCACCATGTCAAGGCGAAGTAAGCttctttccccccttctccccccctctttttcttttcttttctttttcttcgtctttttcttttttttcctttctttcttttggttCATTCAGTCTAACCCATACCTTCAGTCATGCAGCTATTGAGCGTCCAGTTCAATGTCTCTAACCGGGCCCTCACTGCCCCCATGGTCTCCTACCACTCCAAGATGCTGCGGACCCTATGTCTATCCAACCGCGCTGAAAAGACACGATCCTTCCTGGCAGCATCTCCTGTCAAACTGTTCACCAGCCTGTGGAGCGGCTCCAACAACGCCTCCGAGACTACTCTTTCAGAGGCAAAACATCCACACCAAGCCTCTATCCAGCGAGCTGACAGCCATCACTCCATGTATGGCTCCATCAGAGGCAAGAACAGCACTAATAGCAGGCAAGCAGTGGAAGAAGTGATGCCGGAAAATCCTCTTGTTCGACTAGAGCAGACGTTTGAGGCCTTCACCACGGCTCTTCAATACCGCAAGGGCTCCATCCACGGCAGGACTTTGTTACACCGCGCTTCAGCTGACGAATTGCTCGTCAACGACTTATACAATAGGCTCATCGAGAATCCCCAAGAGGTGGAAGTGGCCAACGACGTGGGAACCGAAGTTGTCTTTACGGCATTTGAGAACTTCCTCCACATTGCCTGGACTGAACAGATAGGACCTGTGACGACCATCAAGATGCTCGATACTCTGCAGGAGCGAGCCAACAAGCGTGTCCCGGGCGAGTTTGCCGACTTTGTCAACTTTTTATTCAAGGAGCTGGCCCCGCAGAATCGAAGGGCATTTACTGCACTGATTAAGCTGCTGGCCGATCTGCTGGATGGTTGCAGCAATGATAGCGATCGCGGTGCGCTGACGTTGGCGTTTGCTGAGATGCTAGTTACCGACGGCACAGCAGCAAACTATATCAACTTACTAGATCGCCTAGTCGATGATTGTGATAGGATATTTGGAGAGGCTACCTACGGCGGCTTTAGTTTGGCCGAGTTGCAGCTAATGGAGTCGTTCCAGACGCGCAGTAGTGGCGGCGTCGCGAGCGGCAACAAATCTCACCAGGGATCCGTGACATCCAACACATCTTCTCTGCGCCGCAAGTTTGGCCTTGACATGCTGATTCGGCAGAACTCGAATTCCAAGGAGGAGCGCACTTCTGTCTGGCGGAGTCTCGGCAAGCATCGAAATCCAGCCACCGGTGAGAGCGCGAGCATGTCTAGGGCGACGATGCAGCAAGCTCTGCGCCAACGGTCAATCGATGACAACAACATCATCCAGAAGAGATTCACGCTGGGCAGGCCGGGATCCGGAGATAGGCCCCACGTTGCTACTGCCTTCGAGGACCCTGCGAGACCTCCGAGCAACCATCGCATGGAGTTTCCGCTCGATACGATTGGAGAGCCTGCCTATGAACCATCGACGCCTGGAACACCCAGGAGGCATCATAAGAGGAGAAGCTCCCTGTCCGATCTCAAGTCACTGATAGATACGACTAGCATTGACGAAGATCCAGAGGcggaggagagggagaatgcGCTGCAGCCTCTTCAAAACACAAAGGAGACGTCGGAGAAGCTCAATGCTAGTCCCAAGATACATCCTCCTTCAAAGATACCCATCAGTCCCAATTCGTCACAGCTCCTCCGGTCACCCCGACAGAAGGAAAACTTTGCGACAACAGATATATATGGCAGCATACGGGGAATGAGAGCGGCGTCACCGATCAAGGAGATTCAGGCCAAGTTAGAACAGGCAATGCGGGGAGAATCTCCGACCAGACAGGACCCACCGCCTTATAGGAGGCCGAAGCCGACACACAGCAAAACTCTATCGACGTCTAACATTCcaacgctgctgccgccgaggCCGATCCGACCAGGAAGCTCGTCCGGCGAAACGCCAAGCCGACAAGCGGGCAGCCCTACCCGAACTCCGGCACAGAAGCTCCGTCTGCAGTCTCCTCAGAAGCTGCGAGAGAGGTTGCAGACTGAGAAGACTGCTGTGGGCGAGGTGGATGCCATGCTACAGTCTGAGCTAGTCAAGATTGGTGAGGAAATGGCCCTAGTAAACAGCGGTACCTTGTCCGAATCTCAGACGGTCAATTTGCAACGGCTATCTCAATCTGTGGCGTCGCTGGAGGATCGAATGCCGGCGGTGATGCAGGACCTCCAGGACAAGCAAGACGAGCTGCAGCGAGATGTGGAAATTACGCTGAAGACGACCGAGTCGAAGATGCGCTCCATTGACCAGCTACATAAAGAGGCTGTAGCGGAGAACGAGCTGCTTTATGAGCGGTTCAATACCGAGCTGGCGAAGATTGTCAAGGCCCTAAAGGGTAAGggcaaagaagacaaagaggagCTCATTGTTAAACTGAAGAACCAGGGAGAAGAGctggcgaggatgaagaaggagaatgcGAAGTTGAAGCGTGAGATGATTAGCCTGCGGGCGGCGCTGAAGGGGACTgagtgagaagaaggaaaagaggggGTGCGCTCCTAAGAAAGGAGAATTTATTGTGacatttctcttctgcttcttgttttttaaaTTGTTTGGAAGTTGGGGCTTTTTGATCTTCCttcttggtgttttttttttttctacttctATGATGATGGATGGCCATGGTAATGTcggcttttttattttgcttctGATGTTGTATTTTTCCGTCcttacactttttttttttttctcttacaaAATTTTTCTTGTAATAGACGCAGGACgacggatggatggatggatgatgggattgattgattgatggaTATACAAGCTGTATAAACTAATTTCACAGAAAAGAACAACTATTATTTCTGTAATAAAGAATGGAAGGGGTGGTTGGAAAGGGAAGGGAGGGGAGGTCTGGGAGTGGTTTTTGAAAACAAGAACTTTGTGGGTTTATGGGAGTCTTGGGGAGTAcctatttcttcttattaaatttttcttttgctgttTTTATAGCCCCTTGTGAAAAGGGATTTTGATATTTGTGTGTTTTTAGAATgggccagcttcttcttcgtcttttgtttttttgatATGGAAGGGTAGATATTAGGGAATAAGCTTGAATGAAAGATGTTAATTAACTTCTTCCTGTtatatttcctctttttccaaTTACTTTTATACCTGTTAATATTACGCGAGAATCAACTCAACACACCGGCAATGGACCCGTGTGATAGATGGAGTTTCAGTTATGCTTAACATCATCTTTGCCTTTATCTTCTAGACATGTTCTGTCTCGATAAGAGAGGGAGCCAAAGCTCAACCCCTCTTTGATGATGTAGCCTTACGAGCATTATATACTCCTCTACCAATCACCATACTAGATTCACAAGAAGGCTTTAAGATCCTGATTGAATTGGGTATCAATGCAGGATAGCGC is drawn from Trichoderma asperellum chromosome 4, complete sequence and contains these coding sequences:
- a CDS encoding uncharacterized protein (EggNog:ENOG41), whose product is MVRVTDELALSPEHIVLYHAADPLLGQLPVLIFHGPSTTANYTLNSSRVQVHVFTPAGFQSFPRITISPSSPFYSVVNHLPREFQGDEVYRGLAFGLFRYFKELPENVKSHLKATYPPKGKRPSSAPALFSEQHAADLVKEMVRSENTADVVATLDEALQTQHVNNVDIDFILPPGSIVPPQSSELEEMPDDEDDIIDPTLRQYGNYTPLVKLFGEPVFLPTSKLRRAPSKPTPLNRNKTFTKDQKMELRMKMSELVDTEERYVLKVQELVKTVANDFRNNAKKRSVESLSPSEEELEKLFPKSSDGILHVNSAFVEELRKIMNETEEDAVKDMESPTMNLSSSTRAGNNAAPKKDPLGALAMAKLFLEWFPKFTQCYQDYIKASQHFPTLLNSFLDQQSSFRQRVSKAGEQTIRSLLIEPVQRLPRYSLLIDQIIASLPITHPALQPMLKARDIITNICSMDDPLPDKPHIANRLRNMVEAWPADLEPQGRLILAADFLELSPPYQATVDSDDAGIFLLFSDYIVMLRKSGDNNMTGRDLLREIDKPSAAELLISMTNAAGGPSHYEFIFTGWHHLADVRFTESADGHLIWMTSSAEMKGMHPGEHKVPKAITSRCFLLQEAFEGKAAKWSEDVVKARIEARFPEAEREDPRWTLRSVRMPENNLGLHAAIFQEGADQLIEGRREPAPIRVVVDHEKGTKGAPVGHYGIEIVINVTSKNMKKISLLTVGLNGKQYQDDVAIEDFLPTMSRRIMQLLSVQFNVSNRALTAPMVSYHSKMLRTLCLSNRAEKTRSFLAASPVKLFTSLWSGSNNASETTLSEAKHPHQASIQRADSHHSMYGSIRGKNSTNSRQAVEEVMPENPLVRLEQTFEAFTTALQYRKGSIHGRTLLHRASADELLVNDLYNRLIENPQEVEVANDVGTEVVFTAFENFLHIAWTEQIGPVTTIKMLDTLQERANKRVPGEFADFVNFLFKELAPQNRRAFTALIKLLADLLDGCSNDSDRGALTLAFAEMLVTDGTAANYINLLDRLVDDCDRIFGEATYGGFSLAELQLMESFQTRSSGGVASGNKSHQGSVTSNTSSLRRKFGLDMLIRQNSNSKEERTSVWRSLGKHRNPATGESASMSRATMQQALRQRSIDDNNIIQKRFTLGRPGSGDRPHVATAFEDPARPPSNHRMEFPLDTIGEPAYEPSTPGTPRRHHKRRSSLSDLKSLIDTTSIDEDPEAEERENALQPLQNTKETSEKLNASPKIHPPSKIPISPNSSQLLRSPRQKENFATTDIYGSIRGMRAASPIKEIQAKLEQAMRGESPTRQDPPPYRRPKPTHSKTLSTSNIPTLLPPRPIRPGSSSGETPSRQAGSPTRTPAQKLRLQSPQKLRERLQTEKTAVGEVDAMLQSELVKIGEEMALVNSGTLSESQTVNLQRLSQSVASLEDRMPAVMQDLQDKQDELQRDVEITLKTTESKMRSIDQLHKEAVAENELLYERFNTELAKIVKALKGKGKEDKEELIVKLKNQGEELARMKKENAKLKREMISLRAALKGTE